Proteins encoded in a region of the Planctomycetia bacterium genome:
- a CDS encoding SMI1/KNR4 family protein, whose protein sequence is MATVKWNDPRFPVLTEADVAAFEQENKVLLPADYREFLLKHNGGKPSPRWFDYSDGTELTGSAVQEFFAIYTKPEKETGLSVNLNLAGQFRTYKRMETPRMPKELIPIGDDGGGNKICLCVSGEHTGCIYYWDHELECTGGGTYEDGTPVTMWDNCHFVANSFTEFLDSLHEDED, encoded by the coding sequence ATGGCCACCGTCAAATGGAACGACCCCCGATTTCCCGTACTGACGGAGGCCGATGTCGCGGCGTTTGAACAGGAAAACAAAGTCCTGCTGCCTGCTGACTACCGCGAGTTTTTGCTAAAGCACAACGGCGGAAAGCCGAGTCCACGATGGTTTGACTACAGCGATGGCACTGAACTGACGGGCAGCGCTGTTCAAGAGTTTTTTGCCATTTACACAAAGCCGGAAAAGGAGACAGGGCTCTCGGTCAATCTGAATCTGGCTGGCCAATTTCGCACCTATAAGCGCATGGAAACTCCGCGTATGCCAAAAGAACTCATACCCATAGGCGACGACGGCGGAGGTAACAAGATCTGCCTCTGCGTGTCCGGCGAGCACACCGGCTGCATCTATTACTGGGATCACGAATTGGAGTGTACGGGTGGCGGTACGTACGAGGACGGAACGCCGGTCACCATGTGGGACAACTGTCACTTCGTCGCCAACTCGTTCACCGAGTTTCTCGATAGCCTGCACGAGGACGAGGACTGA